The Antennarius striatus isolate MH-2024 chromosome 8, ASM4005453v1, whole genome shotgun sequence nucleotide sequence ATTCTTTTGGCTGatagcatccagaagtgcgcttgCTTCCGTGAGTCTAGGACTTaggtgagacacagaagtgctttaaacagtcgataagagtgtgggaaaaggtaatgcagatagaaagtggtttaatatcagtatgggaatgGTTCATAAATGtctaaattaccgtaaataaattaatagtacgttgctatatcgcagaatttgttattcaCTTGTTTGTTCCTGGAATGAATTAACCGCAAggaacaagggattactgtaaatacaaGAGACATAGTTTATGATCCAGTATTACCAACCCACAGTTTGTTACTTGACCCTTACGTCAGTTAGTGGCTGTGTTTcattctgtgtgtctttttcttACAAGGTATGGTGGGGGACCACCTcgttttggtggtggtggaggaggcaATCGGGGTGGCCCTCCTCCAGGAAAGTTTGGCAACCCTGGTGAGAGGCTGAGGAAGAAGCACTGGAACCTGGATGAGCTTCCCAAGTTTCAAAAGAACTTTTACCAGGAACATCCAGATACCAGTCATAGACCACTTGTAAGAGCTGTCTCTAACTTCCTCTCTTGTTTAATTTAAGTGGATTAAATTGCGagatgaaaggagaaaaaaaaagtataacgTTCAAAGTGACACAATCGATAGCTTCTCTGCTTTATTGTGTGGGTTGTGGATATGTATTCATTAGTCAGTTAGTTCATTTTTAAGATATATTCTTCCAATTCCAGCAAGAGGTTGAACAGTACCGAAGAAGCAAAGAAGTGACAGTCAAAGGCAGGGATTGCCCCAAACCAATTCTAAAATTCCATGAAGCCGCATTTCCAAGTGAGTAGAAATGTATTCTCTACCATTCAAAGCTGAATTAGAcctttgatttatattttattgagtttcaaaaatgttcctttttttgtgttactaCAACAGGCTATGTCATGGATATTATCAACAAACAGAACTGGACTGAACCAACCCCGATTCAGTCTCAGGGGTGGCCAGTTGCACTGAGTGGCAAAGACATGGTTGGCATTGCTCAAACTGGGTCCGGGAAAACCCTTGCAGTAAGTGAAGGTTTTTCAAATTGTGGAGAAAATGGTAGTGTGTTGAATCTGACAGCCTTTTTAGGAAGTTGCTAAATTacataatattatttttaaaaattacataatatttGGTATGTTATGCTTGTGTTTTGTGCTAATTTAATGCCACATTGTACAGAAGAACTGactcaaaaacaacaacattcaattagcagcacagtgggtagtgGGTAGTACTGTTGCCTCCAAATCATGCAACTTGAATTGGTCACTATAAATTGTCGTTATGTATGAGCGTTAGtgggtgtttgtctttttgtgtagCCCACCGATGAACTGGCagcttgtccagggtgtaccctgcctctccatccatagtcagctgggataggctgctgaagatgagatgattacgaTCATCCCGTTTTCAAGatgattaataaatgaataaataacaatttatgaTAAATGCTGATGTTGGTGCGCAACATGTatgagttcattcattcattttcttaaccgcTTTGTCCgtcgtagcgggtcacaggcagctggagcctatcacagccgTCTTAGGGCGTGAAGCAGGGCAAACTCTGGGTGcaacaaccatgcacgctcgcactcacacactacgggcaattcggaacggccaattaacctgaagcgagTTCTAAAGTTAAATTTTAGATTTCAGTCCTcctgttatttattcattttttttattcatagtaTCTTCTGCCAGCAATCGTACACATTCAACACCAGCCATTCTTGGAGCGTGGAGATGGACCTATTGTGAGTATATTATTTAATCTGTGATTCTTTAAATACAAAGGAATAATAATGCTGTGAGAAGATTTtctgataaaaaatgtttattaaacatcttgttaaatgttttatgaaaaatGTCTGAATTGACCGGGCAGataaaacacaatatttctAACAATCACCATATTATGCCAAATGTTCTTATTATACTGACCAATGCTTTTCAAATATAACTGAATATCCAAATTTTTTTGAAGATCCCCTTAATTTGCCAGGCAAACCGAAAGTCAAGGAAATCTCCATTTACGTGAttctttataatttaaaaaaaaatttgttataTACttttataatccccgaagggaaattaagaatgcacactctagtatgtttgacaaacacacacaaaggggcctgtaagcatgcaatgggaggtagagcgCCCAAATatgcagcttgtaaggggggcGGCTCCTTGCTCAAGGCGCCTCGGCattgctccggaggtgagctgacacctcccactgtcagctcacactttgggtgttttggggcaggagcgggaatcgaaccgccgatctcggaacattggatgacccgctttACTGCTGAGCTTTGGTGAAAAATTACCCAAAAATGATTATACTGACAGGATTCTTCTAGtctgggatgggggggggtgaattgATTGTGGTTATATTCTTGCATGCCATTTCTGCTTGAAAGTGTCATGTGCTGAAACAAGATAGAGGTGGAACCAGTCTGTAGAAACCAGTTTGTATTGTGTTAAAGATACTTTGTCTTGTCTAAATATTGTCTCACTTAAATGATGTAGAAACTACCTATAGGTAAATAGTGTATCATGTAACTATTTCTAATCAATCCACTTGATGGATTGAagcatttattaataaatgcatATGATTTAAGATGCATTAATCTTTCTTTAGTGCTTGGTGCTGGCGCCAACCCGTGAGCTTGCTCAGCAGGTGCAACAAGTGGCAGCTGAATATGGCAGGGCTTCCCGTCTCAAGAGCACCTGCATCTATGGTGGTGCACCTAAAGGACCACAAATCAGGGACCTCGAGAGGGGTacgtacacacaaacagacacacacacacacacacaaacactacaaaacagtaatgtatttaatttttctcttcttttaccTTTTAGGTGTTGAGATTTGCATTGCTACCCCGGGACGTCTCATTGACTTTCTGGAGTGTGGCAAGACTAATTTGCGTCGTTGCACTTATCTGGTGCTGGATGAAGCTGACCGCATGCTAGATATGGGATTTGAACCTCAGATCCGCAAGATAGTGGAACAAATTCGAGTAAGCATATTCTTTTAGTTGACAGGCAGTCAAATTTGTCtgatgtaaccctaacccttgcCTCACAGTAGAAGTGCTTTGCGTCATCAAACATGAGGTGCATTATTTGTTAGTTATTTTACTCGGCACCTAAATTGAGAAAACATTTGACTTGAATGTTACATAAAGTaagtacacatacacacaggttGACCAAAATGAGCAAACAACACTTACTTTACAAAGCAGACTAGCTGTTGCTGATATAAGTAACTGGCAGATCCTTCAGTTTCTCAGACGTAGACATGAAAGCTAAATTTACTTCGAAGCTACAAAgtcactatttttttctgtttgtcttgtcAGCCAGACCGTCAGACCCTGATGTGGAGTGCAACCTGGCCTAAGGAAGTTCGCCAGCTGGCTGAGGACTTCTTGAAGGACTATGTCCAGATTAACATTGGCGCTCTGCAACTTAGTGCCAATCACAACATCCTGCAGATAGTTGATGTTTGCAGCGATATGGAGAAGGAGGACAAGTGAGTATATTCTTCCTATATTCTTTATTACCATCCGCTGGACTGTTATTAGTTGGAACTGTTTGATAAATATTCAATAAATTATGAAATTTCAACCACCATATAGTGTAGTGCCATTtgctatgattttttttaaccatttttttcTTCGACAGCATTTCTCTTGAAGTTTTACCTCAATCATTTTGTGTCCTGTCAGATTGATCCGTTTACTTGAGGAGATAATGAGTGAAAAGGAGAACAAGACCATTATCTTTGTGGAGACCAAAAGGCGTTGTGATGAGCTCACTAGAAGAATGAGAAGAGATGGGTAAGGGTCATTAAAGTACGTTACTGGGTACTTTAAAGGACACCGACTGAACTATGATGGAACTGCATGAAACCAATTCAAGTTCAgtctttcattaaaatgttatcACCTGAGGGTGCATCTGGGGGAGATAGTAACTGAGGCATAGCAAGAAAGTTTGAGATTGAGTTAATGTCACATGTGCCGGTGGCTGCGCAGGTGGCCTGCAGCCTTGTTTTTTCATGggaaacaaagtaaaaatagGACTTGTTAGGGTGTCTGCATTAGTTTAAATTGAACAGTTTCAACTTAATATGTTATGGTTGCTGGtcttgctttttattttgtcccattatttttttgtttttgtttttctatctgTTCATCACAGTTGGCCAGCAATGGGAATTCATGGAGACAAGAGTCAGCAGGAGAGAGACTGGGTCCTTAATGGTGAAATTTACTGAACTCCATTGAAAGTTAAGGTTAAATAAAGTGATTGTCAGGCTGTTTTCTAACTGAACTGAAACCTTCCCTCTCCATTCAGAATTCAGATACGGCAAAGCTCCGATTCTTATTGCTACAGACGTGGCGTCCCGTGGCTTAGGTCAGTACGCCATTGAATGGCACCACTTGCCTATCAGTGTTACACTTATTTTAAAGAAAGTGATTTTGCTTTCTTTAACTTTACTATGCATTTTCTGAGTTTTTCCTCACCTTAAGGTGGAGTCTTTGTGGCAGGCGCTAGGCATGACAGTCCCAGGCCTCGAGAGGGAGAAGGATGACATATTGGAAGTGCTCAACTGGCTTGCCACCCAGTGGGCCTAGAGAGGTGAAAGCTCTTGTGTGCCAGTGATCTACAAAAGGCTGTGTGGCTAAGCCTTTGTCTCCGATATGTTGTTGAAATACGCCCACATCTGTTCTCTGTCCATGGATTTCACCCGACAAATGCCATCCAGCTGTTTCCAACTCAAACACCCAAAAAAATAAGATGCTCGTGTTGTGACTTTTGCCTTGCATGCTGTTGTGTTAGAAAGCGC carries:
- the LOC137600162 gene encoding probable ATP-dependent RNA helicase DDX5; translated protein: MPGFSDRDRGRDRGYGGGPPRFGGGGGGNRGGPPPGKFGNPGERLRKKHWNLDELPKFQKNFYQEHPDTSHRPLQEVEQYRRSKEVTVKGRDCPKPILKFHEAAFPSYVMDIINKQNWTEPTPIQSQGWPVALSGKDMVGIAQTGSGKTLAYLLPAIVHIQHQPFLERGDGPICLVLAPTRELAQQVQQVAAEYGRASRLKSTCIYGGAPKGPQIRDLERGVEICIATPGRLIDFLECGKTNLRRCTYLVLDEADRMLDMGFEPQIRKIVEQIRPDRQTLMWSATWPKEVRQLAEDFLKDYVQINIGALQLSANHNILQIVDVCSDMEKEDKLIRLLEEIMSEKENKTIIFVETKRRCDELTRRMRRDGWPAMGIHGDKSQQERDWVLNEFRYGKAPILIATDVASRGLDVEDVKFVINYDYPNSSEDYIHRIGRTARSQKTGTAYTFFTPNNMKQASDLISVLREANQAINPKLIQMAEDRGGRARGGRGGYKDDRRDRYSGGGRSGFGGSSYRDRDSDRGFGNGPKSAFGGNKAQNGGSYGGGCSNSSGNYGNNNYGSSNGQGSFGAPANQGGAFGNQSFQSPPQFGGMQRANQNGMNHPPFPFNSQPPPQGQQAPPPPPMVPYPMPPPFPQ